From Anopheles maculipalpis chromosome X, idAnoMacuDA_375_x, whole genome shotgun sequence:
TTTAGATTGGAGTAATTTTAGTTGTTTAACTGTTGATGGAGGAAAAACTATGAGTGGTGTTAAAAAAGGTTTGGTTGGATTAGTGAAGGAGgagtgcaaaaaaagaaatgttccTCAGCCTATGTTCATCCACCGTTCATCCAGCAAGCGTTGTGCgctaaatatttaaatattagcTGTGTACTTCATCCCGTAGTTAAAATAGTGAATTTCATTCGATCACACGGTCTGAATCATAGACAGTTTACAAACTATTTGAATTACAAAGAATGcttgaaataagaaaaaatgttaCGGAGTTACTAGAATCAAAGGGCAAACCAGAACAATTGCTACGTGATGAAAACTGGCTATGGAAATTGGCATTTACAGCAGACCTAACAACTCACTTGAATTTACTGAATCTTAAACTTCAAGGACAGGACAATCTTATTTCCGACTTGTACACTCATATTAAGACATTCAGACTAAAACTCAGGTTAGTTTTAGAACAGCTACATATAATACACATTTTCCAGAGTGTCAAAAATTTAAAGGACAAGCAAAGGCAGAATTCCCAGTTGATTCTGCATTTGATTTAATGACCAACCTGCAAAAGCAGTTCAGTGAAAGTTTTTCAGAAGTAGACGAAAAGGgtaaaaagtaaagtaaagtaatAAAGAGTAATAAATCCATTCGAAGCAGTTGTTTTGGATTGTCCCAATGAATTGCAGTTGGAGTTCATCGAATGTCAAGCGAAACCtgaaagataaatttaaagAAGGACTAACTGATTTATACAAATCTTTGCCgaaaaaagattttccaaaCATGAGGGATTTTGCTTGTAAGTACATTTCACTGTTCGGAACAACATATTTGTGCGAACAAACATTTTCTCGAATGAAATACGTAAAGAATAATTTGAGATCCAACTGAACGGACAAACACATGGAATCTATACTGACGATAGGAACGTTAAATTTGAAACCCGAATTATCCCAAATGAATTCAACTAAAACGTTCAAGAAATCAAGACAATATGAAATACAGTGAcaatgtaaaataaagaacTGTAAAGACATGAATAAAGAACAAATATTGTGAGTATAATTTTGCCTTGAacctattttataaaattatttcaaatcagctgtttcattatttaaaattataattattatctCACTCAACCACATCCAACACCACCCTCTCCGCCCCCCTCCCCTCACCATCCAAATTGAATgcaatattatttttgcaGATGATGGCCCTCAGCTGCGGCTATTCCACTCAAAGCGGCCCGCCATCTAAAAAGTTTGGAGACCCCTGTGATAGTCGAATAGGTTACTTAGGTGAATTAAATTCATCTCGagtttattttagtttaaattagttaagtgtgttttgtttttttttcgtcttttaaACCTTTTCGCACAAGTGagcttttcaaaaaaaaattcatttaatttttttctgagctttaGATGATGAGCTTTAGAATAGAGCTGAGGGATGCCTCGCAGAACAGGGATGCTTCGCTGGACCACGGGGCCTCCTCGAACcaggatggggggggggggggggggatagaGATACATCTTCTTGGTTATTACTTGAGTTTTTCTGTTGAAAGCatttgttgaaatttgaaCCAGTTTTTTAAACTGTTACAAATGTTGTAACATTTGACCGAGTCCTGTATAACCGACAGTTCGAAACTCTTCTTAGTGAGTCTGACACTGAATCCGAAACCATTCCGTACTACACGCAGGTTCGTTGTCTGTCGTGCTATAAGGTCCGCAAAACATTCTGTACAGTTTTAACCAGAAATCACCTTGTTCTTGAAAATTGAGCTTGAACGTAATGAGCACATTACAGGACAACAATTCAACGATCTTCTTCAACgatctaaaatttaaaatttccaggTAAAAAATCAGTTTATAACAGATGTGTACGACACATTTGAAGCGTTTGTGGCAAAGCTGGAATTATTGGAATCCCATAATATTCTACCCAACGAACTGATGCAGTTTCTAACCTGCGCTAGAATTCAAACTAAGTTCGAAGGTTCGAATTTTGTCAAATACGTTTCCAAAAGAAATGAGTTTGAAAGCAGATTTGTTGATTTCAAAGACTAGCTAGATAGACTAGATAGACTTGCTGACatcacgcagttggatagtcacagTCCTCACTTCGGGGGAACGGGATTtccagatgggatttcaaCTCCGGtactgccgtttaaagaccttTGCCGTTATCGATCGGGTGGTAACCCTTACATATACACAGAAATCAGCTTATTTCttgtttccttattttttttttacagggcGACGCAGGACTTGAGTACATGTTCAAGTTTGGTTATACGATCGTGCTTGTGACGATCGCCATTATGATTTGGGCATCGCTAGCACGGGCCCGCGAAATCGACACGCAAAGCCACCCACCGTGTGCGTTTAATCCATTGTGTTCCTGCTCGAAGAGTGCACCAGACCTCGGCATCGTCAACTGCCGTGATGTGCTGTTTCCAGCCGTACCGAAAATCATTAACAGTTCTAAGGTATCTAGCCGCTGGCAACCAGCCCGCACTCAACCCAACCTTGCTAACCAGCAGACGACTTTCCTTTGCAGCTGTTCATGCTCACGATGGACCGGACAGGCTTACGGGAGCTGGAACCATACTTCCTGCAGTCGACCGGGCTTTACAGGTTAGCGATCACGAACAATCCACTGACGGAGCTGCCGGACGAAGCGTTCTACGGGCTGGAACGCACCCTGTGGGAGCTGGTGCTGGAGCACAACCAGCTAGTAGACATACCGTCGCGCACGATCCGTGATTTGCGCAAGTTGCGTTTGCTGAGCTTGCGGGACAACGATATTTCCACCGTTGCGCCGGATGCATTCCGTGGCGTAGAGAGCACGCTGCAAAACTTGGTGCTGGCCGACAACTCTATCACACAGCTGGCGGCGAACACTTTAGCTGGGTTACCCAACCTAGAAACGCTCGATTTGTCCGGGAATGGGTTAATCCAGCTGGATGCGGCCGTGTTTCGTGACGGGCTGGGCAAGTTGACGAAGCTGCTGTTGGCGGACAATCTGCTGCAACACGTCCCGTACGAGGCGGTGAGCGTGTTGAGCCGTCTACGTACGCTCGATCTTTCCCGCAATCGTTTACAGGATCTGTCGCAGGATGACGATGAGCAGCAGGGGATGCCCGGTGGTAGCTTTCGTTTGACGCTTGATACGCTCAATTTAAGCTACAATGAAATGGAAACACTGCCTGCCGCATCCTTCACACAGTTTGATACAGCGAACGTTACGCTGCTGGATGGTAATCCGCTCACCCTGGTCGAGGATAATGCGTTCCGATCGGCGAAAATACGCGAGCTTTACGTGCGGCATTGCGATTTGGATCACATACAGCCGGAAGCATTCTCGGGGCTGGAGAACTATCTGCAGGTGCTCGATCTGTCCGGCAACAATCTTACCGTCGTGGCTGACAATCTGTTTAGTGGGTTCGATAATCTGAGGTAAGGCTTCGCTGTTGTAAGTTATTGCCATTTATCAGTTCCGAGGAAATAGGTGTGTGAGCAAAACTTGCTTCTTTCGTTTTGCAGATACCTGAACGTCAAGGACAACCTGTTGAGCCATCCGGACCAGCGGAATGCATCTCCCTTTGCACGGTTGAACCTGCACCGGCTGGAAGCGGTTGGGCAGCGGAACCAACCAATCGCACTGGCAGATCTGGGTAGCATGCGTAACTTGCGTTCGCTTACCATTTCGCACCTTCCCTCCACCAGCCTCGGTCCGGACGATTTTGCCAACTTTAGTCCCGAGCTGGAGGAGCTTCGTCTGAACCGAGCATCGCTCAAAGTGATCAAGGGGCACGCATTTACACACGTCCGTGGTCTCAAGCGACTCGATCTGAGCGAAAATCGCATCGACTCAATCGAACCGGACGCATTCACCGATGTGGGACATTCGCTAGTGTCGCTCCGTGCATCGCACGGACTTGGTGCGCAATTGGTTGTGTTTCCGATCGACGCATTTCGTAAGCTTACCGCACTGGAGGCACTCGATTTGAGCAACAATCGGCTGAAGGCGGTCGGTGATACCGCCTTCCATCTGCTCCGCAATCTGGTCAGTCTCGAGCTGCACGACAACCAGATCGATACGCTTGCCAAGGGTACGTTCCAGGCGGACATACACAcgaagctgatgatgatttcgCTAAGTTATAACAACATCAAACAGCTGTTTACACACACGTTTGTCGATCTGGAGGAGCTGGAGGCTCTGCTGCTCGAGgacaatcgaatcgaaacgatTGAAAAGCGTACCTTTATGAACCTGGGCAATTTGAAGCTGATCAATCTGCGGGGCAATCGACTAACCAAGATTGCGGATGAAGCGTTCCAGGTAGGGGAAGAGCATCGCTGTTAGTGATGCGTAAATCCTTATTTTTAGGATTAATCCGACTCCAAGGTATTCCGGATTTACTCCGAAACAATTGCTCGTTACTAATCGGAAGTTTATTATCAGTTGACTCCAGAATAACCCAGAGTAGCCTCCGGATTATTGTGGAGTAATTACTCCGGAGCCAGCTACAGGATTACTCCGGAGTATACTCCGGTTTTTATACGTCGCAGTCGATGTTCTCATCACTAATCGCTAATCGGTAGCCTCTTTCATTATCCGTTctaatatgtgtgtgtgtgtgtgtgtgttttactcGCTGTCACAGAACTTGCCGGAGCTGGAGAAATTGGATCTAGCGTACAACTCGCTTGCTGCATTCGATTTCATGTATCTAGATCAGGTAATGCCGGAACCGATTGCAAGATCCTGCAAACTGACCCTCTATTCGTATCCAATGCTTACAGGTTGGCTCACTGACGTCGCTGGAGGTCGACGTAAGCCACAACAAGATCAAAACGCTTGGCATCGTAGAAAACGTCACCGACCCGTCAAGTGGCCATGGCAGtcgcgagcagcagcagcagcagcagcaacaacaacaccagccCACTATACACTCCAATATCCGTTCGCTCGATTtttccaacaacaacatctcCCGGATAGTGCCTGGCTACTTCCGCCCAGCGGAACTATCACTGATGAAGCTGGTGCTAAGCAGCAACAAGCTGTCTACGATTACGCGCGAATTGTTCGGCACCATTCCACATCTGCATTGGCTCGATCTGGCCGACAACGAGATAACTGAGCTAGAGTACGACACACTGCGAAGTACCCGTAAGCTGCAGGTGCTAAAGCTCTCCCACAATCTGCTTACCGAGGTACCATCCGAACTGTTCCGCAACGTGAACAGTTTGCGCGTGCTAGAGCTAGCGCACAACAGCCTGAAGTATCTGCCGGACAATCTACTGCTAAGCGAAGGGCTGGAGCGGCTGGACGTGTCCCACAACCAGCTCACGAAGATACCGGTCACCGCACTGTCGAACATGGCCGCACTGTCGTTGTGCGAGTTGGACCTCAGCCACAATCACATCGGTGCCATCCACAGTATCGATTTGAGCAACAAATTTCGCGTGAGTCTTGGTCGGAGTCGCCTCTAATCCCTGCACCGAAAACCCTCCTCGATCCCGATCGGTGATGACACTTGATCAATCTTCCGCTTCCTCCCCGTCCGATATCTGTTTCTTATTTGCGAACcacttctctttttttttgttataccTCCCGGGGGTGTTACCTCTTCCTCTGATCCTCTTGCATACATCTGTGCGGATGTTTTTGACATAAGAAATATTACGGTTACTGAGGCTGTTATACTATCCGCTGTCAGAAGTCACTCTATCCATCATTATGGAAATCTTGCTAGTTGGTCCCTATCTTTAAGAAGGGCAACCGTAATGTTGTATCTAATTTCCAGAGAATTGCTAACCAATATGTATTGTCCAAATCCCTTGAGTATGTTGTACCATTCTCAACTTAGTCCCTGTGTGTGGAACCAATtaattcgatcgatcgatccgtTATGTACATCCTCATGTGCTTTGTTCTTATGTTGTACTCCCATGTACTAGATGTTGGCCGTCAAATCGATGTAATTTACAGCGATTTTTAAGCCGCATTTGATCGTGTCGTCCCTCATCGTACCCTCAATGTATAGCTTGAAAAATTGGGATTTCGAAATCCTCTTCATTCCTGGCTAAATTCTTATCCGTGTGCACGTTCCACCCGTGTTAAGTGCGGGGCTTCTTTCTCCGAACCTTTCACATATCCGTCTGGGGTGCCGCAAGGCAGTGTTTTGAGTCCTTTATTGTCCCTTGTTTGTCAACGATATTTGTGCTGCCCTTCCGTCTGATTGTTACCTCATGTTTGTAGCTAATCTTGAACTGAATCATCATATATCCTTGCCTTCCTATTGCTTGTTACTCCAAGATCATCTTCATTTCTTCTCTATCTGGTGCCGTGTCAACGGCCCTTCCTGTAGCCTCCCAAAATGTACTTTTATGTCATTGTGTcgctgtgtctgtgtgtagaGCCCTCAAGGCTCTATATTGTAGTTGTGTGAGaccaatattttaattatcaaGTATTGTTTGGCTCTCTCACCTTCATACTGAGATTTGAACGAATGCGCAAAaaaattttgtacattttgCATTCTGAAAGTTCACCAACTTCCGGGGGTCACCAACTTCCTTCCTAACCTATTCGATGTCAATCACTCTGGGGGTGGAAACTCTTGAGACAAGACGATCAAATGCCCAGGCCTTATTCATCTCCTCAATCCTTCGCCATGATATCGACGTTCTCAACCTACTTTCTTCACTCGTGTTTTCTCGCGTGTTTTCAGTCACTGTCTTGGTTGGACCTATCGCACAACCGGCTCGTACGGTTGGAGGATGCTGCCTTTGCGACCCTGCCGCGACTCTCCGTGCTCAATCTCTCCCACAACGACGAGCTGGAAGTGATGGGCAAAGCGTTTGTTGGGCTAGAAAACAGCCTGATCGAGCTGCTGCTCGCCAACGTTTCGCTCAGCTCGGTACCGGAGCTGTCGAATCCTTCGCTGCGTGCGCTAAAAATTTCTCACAACGATCTACCCTCGATTCCGCCGGAACTGGCGGCCAATATGACGTCCCTGAGGGTGTTGGACCTGTCGGAGAATGACCTCACCAGCGTACCGCTGATAACGCACTCCTTGCCGAATCTGAAGTACGTAAACTGGGACATCGTAAAATCCAACTAACACGAACATTGATCGAATCGCCTATCCACGGCTTTAAGCGAGGCGTCTTCTACATCCTACTTATTAGGAGGGTGCTGTGCGGACACGGAGCACTAATCGTATCCGTTTTGCTATCTTTTCCTGTTAGACATCTTTCCCTGTCGGGTAATCCCATTACATCGCTATCCAACACGAGCTTGCTAGGAGCGGCGGACACTTTGGAACATTTGGACATTGCCAATCTGAACCTGCACTCGATCGAGGTACACCGTTGCTCGCTGTTCTGTAGGAAATTTGAGCACACCCTAATGATACTAATGGTTCTTTCTGCACCACACAGACGGGAGTGCTGAACAAACTTCATTACCTGCGCTCGCTGCGAATATCGACCTTCCCGGCACTACCCAA
This genomic window contains:
- the LOC126563304 gene encoding chaoptin, which codes for MSPHRNACRNQLISCFLIFFLQGDAGLEYMFKFGYTIVLVTIAIMIWASLARAREIDTQSHPPCAFNPLCSCSKSAPDLGIVNCRDVLFPAVPKIINSSKLFMLTMDRTGLRELEPYFLQSTGLYRLAITNNPLTELPDEAFYGLERTLWELVLEHNQLVDIPSRTIRDLRKLRLLSLRDNDISTVAPDAFRGVESTLQNLVLADNSITQLAANTLAGLPNLETLDLSGNGLIQLDAAVFRDGLGKLTKLLLADNLLQHVPYEAVSVLSRLRTLDLSRNRLQDLSQDDDEQQGMPGGSFRLTLDTLNLSYNEMETLPAASFTQFDTANVTLLDGNPLTLVEDNAFRSAKIRELYVRHCDLDHIQPEAFSGLENYLQVLDLSGNNLTVVADNLFSGFDNLRYLNVKDNLLSHPDQRNASPFARLNLHRLEAVGQRNQPIALADLGSMRNLRSLTISHLPSTSLGPDDFANFSPELEELRLNRASLKVIKGHAFTHVRGLKRLDLSENRIDSIEPDAFTDVGHSLVSLRASHGLGAQLVVFPIDAFRKLTALEALDLSNNRLKAVGDTAFHLLRNLVSLELHDNQIDTLAKGTFQADIHTKLMMISLSYNNIKQLFTHTFVDLEELEALLLEDNRIETIEKRTFMNLGNLKLINLRGNRLTKIADEAFQNLPELEKLDLAYNSLAAFDFMYLDQVGSLTSLEVDVSHNKIKTLGIVENVTDPSSGHGSREQQQQQQQQQHQPTIHSNIRSLDFSNNNISRIVPGYFRPAELSLMKLVLSSNKLSTITRELFGTIPHLHWLDLADNEITELEYDTLRSTRKLQVLKLSHNLLTEVPSELFRNVNSLRVLELAHNSLKYLPDNLLLSEGLERLDVSHNQLTKIPVTALSNMAALSLCELDLSHNHIGAIHSIDLSNKFRSLSWLDLSHNRLVRLEDAAFATLPRLSVLNLSHNDELEVMGKAFVGLENSLIELLLANVSLSSVPELSNPSLRALKISHNDLPSIPPELAANMTSLRVLDLSENDLTSVPLITHSLPNLKHLSLSGNPITSLSNTSLLGAADTLEHLDIANLNLHSIETGVLNKLHYLRSLRISTFPALPNFNIPRILENANNLRELWIEAPKPPSSHTAGGSPGATGTASKATKPIAVPATDLRREMDGLLPRKLQRITFGGTGFSRLSDTVLKGVRSATLYFRLHNTSLVALPGNLFRHMGKPVRNVTVTIDDDNDLLQSVPNPNTAHYLALPEHVFLIELDIGGSVLNCDCEIGWIEFWQRKRRQYLCPANPWTETSLTNYFKHTTPLAYAKGSDCGDSANELRQARCSNKNNDLLLEVLKKDLECGWGSTGNRLGIVPAIAFVLVFIVLLI